ATGATAGCAGTTCCGCTTCTTCTACTAGTTGAGACCATTTCAAACGAAAAGCTATTAGGACCTTTTGAGCTACTTGCTAATATTTTCCTATGGGCTTCACTAATTATGACTGTATGGTCAGGAATAGAATATGTTCTCAAGAACAGAAAAGTATTCTCAATGTAATCTATATTATCTTGCAAAGATGATTTGAATTTTCGCCGGCAGCTTTGCCGGTTTTTTTTAGGAGTGAAATTATGCGTTGTTGTATTTTATCAGTCGGTACGGAGCTTTTATTTGGACACACAATAAACACAAATGCTGCCTATCTATCAAAGGAACTGAACCTTCTTGGTTTTGATGTTATGTACCATTTTGTTGTAGGTGATAATGATGGAAGGCTAAGCGAAACACTAAAATCTGCACTTGAAAAATGTGATCTTATAATTACAACTGGAGGCCTTGGGCCGACAGAGGATGATATCACAAAGGAGACAATTGCAGATGTCTTTGATGAAGAGCTTGTAATGCATGCAGAAAGCTTTGCAGCGCTCGAAAGGTATGCAAAAAAACGCGGTCGCAAGCTCACCGAAAATAACTACAAACAGGCAATGATGCCACAGCATGCAGTTGTTTTGGATAATGAGGCAGGAACAGCTCCAGCCTTTGCACTAGAAAAAGATGGTAAAATTGTCATAAGCCTGCCAGGACCGCCTAGAGAAGTGCATTATGTGTGGGAGCATGAGGCAAAACCATTTCTTCTATCAAAGCAAGATGAAAGCATAGTATATAGAATGATAAGGACCTTTGGAATTGGTGAATCACTTCTAGAAACCGAACTTCTTCCTCTGATAGATGTCCAAACTGATCCAACTATTGCAACCTATGCAAAGGAAGGCGAGTGCATGATAAGGGTTGCATCAAAGCGTAAGAATTTTGATGAGGCGAAGAATGCAGTTGATAAGGTTTGCAAGGAAATAGAAAATATAATAGGCGACTATATATATAGTTTTGATGGCGAAGAATTTTGCGATGCCATAGGTAATGCTCTAATAAATAGGAATATAAGCATTTCTGCATGCGAGTCATGCACTGGAGGTGCTTTTTCACAGATGCTTGTTAGCGTTGCGGGAATATCAAAGGTATTTGACAGAGGACTTGTCACATATTCTGAGATAGCAAAGCAAGACGAATTAGGTGTAAACAAGGAAAGCTTAGAAAAATACTCAGCAGAAAGTCCACAAGTCGCACTGGAAATGGCAAAGGGGCTAAGAGAAAAGACCGGAAGCAAGCTCTGTATTTCATCAACTGGTGTAGCAGGACCTGATGCATATCATGGCCTAGATGCTGGGACCATGTATATAGGAATAGTATTTGGAGACTATGAGCATGTACATGAGGTAAAGACCCATCGCAATGATAGAAACTGGAATAGAAACTTCTGCTGTCTAGAGATGTTTAACCAAATAAAAAAAGCGATCGATTATAAGGGGAAAATCTAGAAATCGTTGACATTGATAAGGGGAAAATGTAAAACTGTAAATATAAAAAATACAGTAAAACTTATGCTTGATTTTTGTTAACAGCTAATGTAGAATAAAAATAAGAACGAATGTTCATTTTGGAGGTAAGGATGGCAACGAAGAAATTTGCAGCTTCTAATCCCGATGATAGGGATAGAGCTTTAGAAGAAGCTCTGAAGCATATACATAAGAAATTTGGTGACGGGTCTATCATGAGACTCGGTGAGAACGCACAGAACAAGGATCTTTCAGTTATATCAACTGGATCAATTAGTCTAGATATAGCATCTGGAGTTGGTGGAGTACCAAGGGGAAGAATAATTGAGATATTTGGACCTGAATCCTCAGGTAAGACAACGCTGACGCTTCACATAGTAGCAGAAGCTCAGAAGCAGGGAGGAAGAGCAGCATTTATTGATGCAGAGCACGCTCTAGATCCTGTTTATGCTAAGAGCATAGGTGTAGATGTAGATTCACTATTAGTTTCACAGCCTGATACAGGAGAGCAGGGTCTTGAGATTTGCGATACACTTGCAAGAAGTGGAGCTTTGGATGTAATCGTTATCGACTCTGTAGCAGCGCTTGTACCAAGCTCTGAGATTGAGGGCGAGATGGGAGATTCACACGTAGGACTACAGGCGAGAATGATGTCACAGGCACTTCGTAAGCTAGCTGGTACTGTTAGCCGTTCCAAAACATGCGTTATATTCATCAACCAGCTTAGAGAGAAGATTGGCGTAATGTACGGAAGCCCAGAGACAACTACAGGTGGACGTGCTCTTAAGTTCTATTCAACTATGAGATTTGATGTAAGAAAGGGCGAGAGCATCAAGAAGGGTGACGATATCCTAGGTAACAGAACCAAGGTTAAGATTGTTAAGAACAAGGTTGCCCCACCATTCAAGCGCGCTGAATTTGACATAATGTTCGGTGAGGGTATTTCTAAGTCAGGAGATATCTTAGATAGTGCTGTTGAACAGAACATTATTGAGAAGGCTGGTTCATGGTATAGCTACAATGGTGAGAAGATTGGACAGGGTCGTGAGAATGTTAAGGTTTATCTCGATGAACATAGCGATATATCTCAGGAGATAGAGCAAAAGCTTCTCGTGGCATTGCAGTCAAACAACTCTGCTGAAGAGGTTCCAGGAGATGTAGCTGATTTTAGAGTCGATGAAGATGGAGTAATTTTAGAGGATTAATTTATAAATAATAATTTAAGCCGGTGCAATGCGCCGGTTTTCTCTATTTTCAAAGATTTTAATATGTAATTGTTGACATTATCATGCGTTGATGTTATTATTACATGGTTAGACCGCACGAAACGGGTTATAAAGCGTAAGCTACCTGTAATAGGCGAGACTGGATAGAGGAGGTAGAAAAACATGTACGCAATTATCGAAACAGGCGGAAAGCAGTACAGAGTTGCTGAAGGAGATGTCCTAACTGTTGAAAAGCTAGCAGTTGAAGACGGAGCTCAGGTTGAACTAGACAAAGTATTGCTTCTAAGCAAAGATGGTGATGTTCAGGTTGGCGCACCATACATCGAAGGCGCTAAGGTCTTTGGTGAAGTAGTTGAGAGTGGCAAGGGAAAGAAGGTTATTATCTTCAAGTACAAGGCTAAGAAGGACTACAGAAAGAAACAGGGTCACAGACAGCCATACACAATGATCAAGATTACATCATTGGATGGCAAGGCTCCAGCTAAGGTAGCTAAGGCTGCTGAAGCAAAAGAAGAAGTAAAAAACCTAGCATCGATGAAGAAGGATGAATTGATTGCATATGCAGAAGCTAAGGGCGTTGAGATCGACGCTAAGGCTACTAAGGCAGTTATCATCGAGAAAATCGAAGCTGCAACTAAGTAATAAAGTTTAACCGACGAGGAGGTGTCTTTACATGGCAAGTAAGAAAGGTGTAGGAAGCTCCAAGAATGGCCGCGAATCCGAATCGAAAAGACTTGGTGTCAAGATTGGTGACGGACAGTTTGTAAGCGCCGGCAGTATCCTAGTTAGACAGAGAGGTACTAAGTTCCACCCAGGTAACAATGTAGGTATCGGTGGAGATGACACTTTGTTTGCTAAGATTGATGGTAATGTAAAGTTCGAAAGATACGACAAAACCAGAAAACAGGTCAGTGTTTATTCAAGAGAAGCTTAACTATAGGGCCTCATAAGAGGCTCTTTTTTGTTAATTTAATTGATATGAGGTTAATATGCTTGTAGATAAAGCAAGAATAACAATAGTTTCAGGCAAGGGAGGAAACGGTGCCGTTTCTTTTAGAAGAGAACCCTTTGTTCCTGAAGGTGGTCCAGATGGTGGAGATGGTGGAAACGGAGGAAATGTAGTTTTCCTTGCTGATAGAAACCTTAGAACTTTGATGGACTTTAGATACAAGAAAAAATACGAAGCCGAGAATGGTCAAAACGGCATGAAGAAAAAGTGCTATGGCAAAAAAGGAGAAGATTTAGTTATAAAGGTTCCTGTTGGAACTATGGTTTTTGATGCTGAGTCTGGTCTTTTGATGCACGATCTTAAGGAGGATGGAGATTGCTTTGTTGCTGCTCAAGGCGGACGAGGCGGTAAGGGTAATATCCACTTCAAAAACTCAATAAGACAGGCACCAAACTTTGCTGAAGCAGGAGATAAGGCTAAGGAAAGAGATGTGATTCTTGAACTTAAGATGCTTGCTGACGTAGGTCTTGTTGGATTTCCTAATGTAGGAAAGTCAAGTCTTCTTGCTGTTGCTACTAATGCTAGACCTAAGATAGAAAACTATCACTTTACAACTATAGATCCTAATCTCGGTGTAGTAAGGCTATACGATACAGACTATGTAATGGCTGATATCGCTGGAATCATCGAGGGTGCTCATCAGGGGCTTGGACTAGGTTTTAAGTTCCTAAAACACATCGAGAGAACCAAAGTCCTGATTCATGTTGTCGATGTTTCAGGCTGTGAGGGCAGAAATCCTATAGATGACTTTGATAAGATAATGAAGGAGCTAGAATCATATAGCGATAAGATTACACAAAAGCCTATGCTTGTAGCTGCTAACAAGATAGATATGATAGATGAAGATGATGAGAATTACCTTAAGTTCAAGGCTTATGTAGAAGGCAAGGGCTATAGGGTGTTCCCTATTTCTGCACCTCTAAATCTTGGTGTTAAGGAACTGCTTTCAGCTGCTGCTGAGGAACTGGCAAAGGCAGAGCTAAATCCACCACCAGAAGAGGAATATGAGTACTTTGATTTTGAATCAGAAAAGCTTAGCGATGCTGATTATAGAAGAGTTGATGTTCGCTGTGAAAACGGACAGTACATTATGGAAGGTCAGCAGCTTCAGAAGATATTTGATTCAACAAACTTTAATGATATGGGTTCTCTGAGATATCTATATAAGTATATAGAGAAGAGCGGAGCACTTAAGAAACTTCGAAAGATGGGGCTTGAGGAAGGCGATATTGTAAAGATTGGCGACTTTGAGCTTGAATATTATGATGAATACGATGAGTAGTGAATCAAAAAAACAAAAGCGTCTCAGCGAAGAAGTCTGCAAGGAGCTTTATGCTAAATATGAAACTCCAGAGCGTGTAATTAAACACTGCAGAGCAGTTGGTGAGACAGGAGCAAGGATAGCAAGCGCTCTAAATAAAGCTGGCTATAATTTTGATGTGTCTTTAGTAAGAGCTGCAGGTCTTATCCACGATTTGATGAGAATATCTGATAATCATGGAGAGGCTGCAGCTGATTTACTTGAATCACTTGGTTATGTACAGGAAGCAAAGGCAGTGAGAAACCATATGAGGTATGAGTTTAACGCGCCTGAAAATATAATCGAGACTGATATTTTCTGCCTAGCTGATAGACTTGTCAAGGAAGATGAATATGTTGGAATTGATGAGCGTGTTGATTACCTTATAAATAAGCCAGGCAAAACAGCTGAGAGAACTAAAATCCTAATAGAAAAAAGGGAAGAGACCAAGATATTTATCAAGGCTTTAGAGATAAGAATGGGCGTAAAAATTGATAGCCTCTTCAGGAATGATGATAGCGCAAAGAAGATCGATAGACTTCTAAAGCGAGTAGAAAAACCGGCAAGATATATAGGATCGGAGAAGAATATTTGCAAGAAAAAACCTCAAAATAAGCTTAGGTTTGCTTTTGCTTTTCCAGATTTATATGAAATCGGCATGTCATATATGGGACTTCAGATTTTGTATAACATTTTAAATAAGGAAGATGAGATTTATTGTGAGAGGGTTTTTGCGCCTGCTCAGGATATGTCTGCTTTGATGCGTGAAGAAAAGCTAGATTTATTCACTCTTGAGACAAAGACAAGTGTAAGAGATATGGATGTTCTAGGCTTTACGCTTCAGTACGAGATGTCATACACGAACATACTCGATATGTTAAGTCTTGCAGGGATTACATTTAAATCAAAGGATAGGGCAGAAGATGAACCGCTCATTATTGCAGGAGGTCCATGTGCATATAATCCTGAACCGCTAAGTGATTTTGTCGATGTATTTTTGATTGGTGATGGAGAGGAGCTTTTGCCTTACTTCCTAAAGGAATACAAGAAATCCCTAGAGAAGGGCGTAAGCAAGAGAGAATTTCTAAAATCAATAGTTAAAACAGATGGAGTTTACATTCCATCATTTTATGATGTTGTTTATAACAAGGACAATACAGTCAAAGAGTATGTCCCTTTGATAGAAGATGCCCCAAAGCGCGTTAAGAGAGCTTTGATAAGTGAAATCGAAGACATTCCATTCCCAGAAAGACCCATGGTTCCGTTTATCGATACAGTACACGATAGAGCTGTTGTTGAAACGTTTAGAGGCTGTACTAGAGGATGCAGATTCTGCCAGGCTGGCATGATTTATAGGCCTATCAGAGAAAGATCAAAAGAAACTATAGAACGTATCGTAGAAAGACAGCTAGAGACAACTGGACATGATGAACTTTCGCTTCTATCGCTTTCTACAAGTGATTACTCTGATTTTGAGGCATTAGCTACATCAGTAATGGATAAGTGTGCAGATAGAAATGTTGCACTTTCACTTCCATCACTAAGACTTGATAGCTTCTCGTTTAACGTGCTTCAGGAAATACAGAAATACAGAAAATCAGGTCTAACCTTTGCACCAGAAGCTGGAACGCAAAGGCTCAGAGATGTAATAAACAAAGGTATTACTGAGGAAGATATTTTCTCAGCAGTGCGTCAGGCCATAGAGCTTGGTTGGAACAATATCAAGCTTTACTTTATGATAGGTCATCCGACGGAGACTGATGAGGATCTAGAGGGTATTGCAAATATAGCAAAGAAAATTTTACAGATAAAGAAGGAAGTTGGCAGAGGTGGTAGATTCAACGTTACTGTCAGCGTTTCTAACTTTGTTCCAAAGGCATTTACTCCTTTTCAGTGGATGGGACAAAATAGCCTAGAAGAATTCAGGCGTAAGCATGACTTCCTTAGAGGACTTCTATATGTCAAAGGCATAACATTTAACTACCATGACGATTTTACTAGCGTGCTAGAGGCTGCATTTGCTCGCGGAGATAGGAGAACAGGCAAGCTTCTTCTAAAGGCATATGAGGAAGGCTGCGTTCGCGATAGCTGGTCTGAGTGTTTTAATGAACAAAAATGGAGGACTGCAATTGAAAAGAGCGGTCTTGACATCGAGTTCTACACTCAAAGAGAAAGAGACATCGACGAAGTCTTGCCATGGTACATCATCGATAGTTCTGTAAGCGACGAATATCTAAAGCTAGAATGGAAGCGTGCTAATGTTGCTCAAATTACACCAGACTGCAGAAATGGCTGTACAGGCTGTGGAATCAACAAAAGAACAGTTTGTAAGTTAGGTGGTATCTATGAATAGATTTGTTTTAGAATTCAGCAAGCAGGGATACATCAAATATATCTCACATCTTGATATGCTGAGGCTTTTTAAGCGTACTTTCAAAAGAGCAGGAATTCCGCTAGACTATTCCAAGGGCTTTAATCCACATCCTAGAATGAGCTTTGCTCAGCCACTTTCACTAGGATATACATCAAAGCAGGAGCTGATAGAGTTCTTCACATATGAGGAAACAACTCAGGATGATATTTTGCTAAAGTTAAACGAGCAGTTCCCTGAAGGAATTAGTATCTTGGCATGTGGTTATATTGATGGAACACAAGGTTCGCTTGCTGCAGCCGTAAGTTCAGCAGTTTATAGCGTTTTCTTACCTGATACACTAGAAAAGTCGCTTGACGAGATAAAAGATGATGTAAAATCATATATTGCTAGAGAATCCATCATAGCACTAAAGCGAATGAAGAAGACAAAGAAGCTAGGCGAGGTTGATATTAGATCAAAAATCCGTAAAATAGATGCTGAAGAAGTAAACGGAAATATAGTTTTAAAGCTTGATCTTGACTGCGGAAGTGCATCAAATCTCAGTCCAGAACTCGTTATCACCACATTCATAGAGCATAGCGGACTTGATATCCAAAGATATGATATAGAAGTGAGCAGGGATTTTTTGAGATTTGACTCTTGTATTCCCCAAACAATGGGTTTAGACTTGATATACGAAAATTAAGTTTAAACGGAGGGAAATTTTGCAAAGAGGAAAATTTGTGCCAAACAATATAGAATGCTATGTGCAGTCAGCTAAAGCTTTTGTTAAAAGAAATAATAAATATGTCCAAATAGCGGTTACGATTATTGCAATCATAGCCGCTTTGCTGTTTTTTGTGATGAATGGGGAAAAATCCCCTAAGGTAGATAATGATAAAGCACCGTCTATAAGTAGCCTAAAGGAATCACAAAGTAAAAAAACAAGTATTACTAATAAATCTTCTAAATCAAAGATTTCATCTAAGGACAAATCACAAAATAAGCTAGGTAAAGATTCTGAAGCTGGTGAGATTCTAATTGTAGATATAAGTGGTGAAATAAATAAACCAGGTGTATATAAGATTAGACCAGGAACTAGGATTTATGAACTCATAGAGCAGGCGGGTGGTCTTAGTGAAAATGCAAATACTGATGTGATTAACAGAGCATCTATGGTTTCTGATGGGCAAAAGATTGTAATTCCAAGCAAAATCACGGGAGGACAAGGCTCTCAGGCCACAGATAATACTGATATCTCAAGTAATGTAAGTGGATTAGTAAATATAAATCAAGCTGACCAAAATCAATTAGAGAGCATAGCAGGAATAGGTCCATCTATGGCAAAACGTATAATAGAATATCGCAGTTCAAATGGCTATTTTGGTTCAATCGATGAACTTATGAATGTAAAAGGCATAGGCACTAAAAAATTTGATAAAATTAAAGCTTATGTGACTATATAATCTTGATTGAATCGTTGTGCTTTGCTATAATATTAGAGTTGAATATTAGGAGAATTACAATGATTACAGAAGATGAAATTAAACGCATTAATGAGCTAGCCCAAAAATCAAAAACTGATGAAGGACTCAGCGAAGATGAAAAAAAAGAACAACATAAGCTAAGACGCAAGTATATCGATTCATTTAAGAATAACCTACGTTCACATCTGGATATGATTAAACCAGATGCTAAGAATAATAAGGAATCCTAATGTCGATTATCATATTTTAATTAGATTGTATGCTGTTTAAAATTCAAAAGATATAGGTATAAATAAATCGTAAATGATAATGATAAAACAGACAGAAGGAGCTGAAATATATGAGACAGGTATATCTTGATAATTCCGCAACTACTCCTATTAAGGGAGATGTTCTTAAGGAAATGCTACCATTCCTTACAGAGCACTTCGGAAATGCATCTAGCTTATATACACCAGGCCTAGTAGCAAGACGTGCACTAGATGAGGCTAGAGAAAAGGTAGCAGCATTGATAAATGCAAAGGCTAATGAGGTTTACTTTACAGGATGCGGTTCTGAGTCCGATAACTGGGTGCTTAAGGGCGTAGCAAGTTCACTTAAGAATAAGGGAAACCATATAATCACAACAGTTACTGAGCATCCAGCTATGCTTCGTACATGTGAGTATTTAGAGAAGAACGGATATGAAGTAACATATCTAGGCATAGATGATCAGGGAAGACTTAATCCAGCAGAGCTTGAGGCAGCTATTAAGGATACAACTATCCTGGTTAGCATAATGATGGTTAACAATGAGATTGGAACTATTCATCCTATTAAGGAGCTTGCAGCTATTGCAAAGAAGCATGGCGTTTTGTTCCATACAGATGCAGTTCAGGCATTAGGAAATGTTCCTATCGATGTTAAAGATCTTGGTGTTGACTTCCTATCGATGTCAGCACACAAAATATATGGACCTAAGGGCGTTGGCGGACTTTATATCAGACG
The nucleotide sequence above comes from Eubacterium sulci ATCC 35585. Encoded proteins:
- a CDS encoding recombinase RecA, which translates into the protein MATKKFAASNPDDRDRALEEALKHIHKKFGDGSIMRLGENAQNKDLSVISTGSISLDIASGVGGVPRGRIIEIFGPESSGKTTLTLHIVAEAQKQGGRAAFIDAEHALDPVYAKSIGVDVDSLLVSQPDTGEQGLEICDTLARSGALDVIVIDSVAALVPSSEIEGEMGDSHVGLQARMMSQALRKLAGTVSRSKTCVIFINQLREKIGVMYGSPETTTGGRALKFYSTMRFDVRKGESIKKGDDILGNRTKVKIVKNKVAPPFKRAEFDIMFGEGISKSGDILDSAVEQNIIEKAGSWYSYNGEKIGQGRENVKVYLDEHSDISQEIEQKLLVALQSNNSAEEVPGDVADFRVDEDGVILED
- a CDS encoding diaminopimelate epimerase, translated to MYAIIETGGKQYRVAEGDVLTVEKLAVEDGAQVELDKVLLLSKDGDVQVGAPYIEGAKVFGEVVESGKGKKVIIFKYKAKKDYRKKQGHRQPYTMIKITSLDGKAPAKVAKAAEAKEEVKNLASMKKDELIAYAEAKGVEIDAKATKAVIIEKIEAATK
- a CDS encoding 50S ribosomal protein L27, which gives rise to MASKKGVGSSKNGRESESKRLGVKIGDGQFVSAGSILVRQRGTKFHPGNNVGIGGDDTLFAKIDGNVKFERYDKTRKQVSVYSREA
- a CDS encoding GTPase, which gives rise to MLVDKARITIVSGKGGNGAVSFRREPFVPEGGPDGGDGGNGGNVVFLADRNLRTLMDFRYKKKYEAENGQNGMKKKCYGKKGEDLVIKVPVGTMVFDAESGLLMHDLKEDGDCFVAAQGGRGGKGNIHFKNSIRQAPNFAEAGDKAKERDVILELKMLADVGLVGFPNVGKSSLLAVATNARPKIENYHFTTIDPNLGVVRLYDTDYVMADIAGIIEGAHQGLGLGFKFLKHIERTKVLIHVVDVSGCEGRNPIDDFDKIMKELESYSDKITQKPMLVAANKIDMIDEDDENYLKFKAYVEGKGYRVFPISAPLNLGVKELLSAAAEELAKAELNPPPEEEYEYFDFESEKLSDADYRRVDVRCENGQYIMEGQQLQKIFDSTNFNDMGSLRYLYKYIEKSGALKKLRKMGLEEGDIVKIGDFELEYYDEYDE
- a CDS encoding Fe-S oxidoreductase — its product is MGVKIDSLFRNDDSAKKIDRLLKRVEKPARYIGSEKNICKKKPQNKLRFAFAFPDLYEIGMSYMGLQILYNILNKEDEIYCERVFAPAQDMSALMREEKLDLFTLETKTSVRDMDVLGFTLQYEMSYTNILDMLSLAGITFKSKDRAEDEPLIIAGGPCAYNPEPLSDFVDVFLIGDGEELLPYFLKEYKKSLEKGVSKREFLKSIVKTDGVYIPSFYDVVYNKDNTVKEYVPLIEDAPKRVKRALISEIEDIPFPERPMVPFIDTVHDRAVVETFRGCTRGCRFCQAGMIYRPIRERSKETIERIVERQLETTGHDELSLLSLSTSDYSDFEALATSVMDKCADRNVALSLPSLRLDSFSFNVLQEIQKYRKSGLTFAPEAGTQRLRDVINKGITEEDIFSAVRQAIELGWNNIKLYFMIGHPTETDEDLEGIANIAKKILQIKKEVGRGGRFNVTVSVSNFVPKAFTPFQWMGQNSLEEFRRKHDFLRGLLYVKGITFNYHDDFTSVLEAAFARGDRRTGKLLLKAYEEGCVRDSWSECFNEQKWRTAIEKSGLDIEFYTQRERDIDEVLPWYIIDSSVSDEYLKLEWKRANVAQITPDCRNGCTGCGINKRTVCKLGGIYE
- a CDS encoding cysteine desulfurase — its product is MRQVYLDNSATTPIKGDVLKEMLPFLTEHFGNASSLYTPGLVARRALDEAREKVAALINAKANEVYFTGCGSESDNWVLKGVASSLKNKGNHIITTVTEHPAMLRTCEYLEKNGYEVTYLGIDDQGRLNPAELEAAIKDTTILVSIMMVNNEIGTIHPIKELAAIAKKHGVLFHTDAVQALGNVPIDVKDLGVDFLSMSAHKIYGPKGVGGLYIRRGAKLGTLIFGGGQESGKRAGTENVAGIVGFGKAAELALNSLDEHIKHSTEIRNYLAEKLTAEIPDVIINGSMDNRHPGNLNVTFKYIEGESILIQLDACGICISTGSACSSKSLKPSHVLSALGVPVELIHGTVRFSVGDFTTKEDIDYTVECTKKVVAWLRDLSPLSPKKGE